One segment of Carassius auratus strain Wakin chromosome 2, ASM336829v1, whole genome shotgun sequence DNA contains the following:
- the LOC113040301 gene encoding serine protease 56-like yields the protein MGMMSLLLLMVIGWCGGVPPLREVYRMPQSALKALSDRGTVVMEAALSRALSAVDAAVLDRNKAEAGCRGCVPCLFQDCGQRKGACASPEDTQSEPSCQVISRAQEEADEGERSWLLSQACGYYKRRCTPAQVNKDLCVRVMGESCSARVLQCSLLNTMQNLEPATQTTAQAVCGQRFSVSQNLTQPRSRIMGGSPAPLGSWPWLVNLRLDGALMCGGVLVDSSWVLTAAHCFAGSRSESYWTAVVGEFDLKKTDPDEQIMKVNRIITHPKFNPKTFNNDIALVELSSPVILSERVTPVCVPSDLDPPAGTPCLVAGWGSLYEDGPSADVVMEAKVPLLSQTTCRSALGKELLTNTMFCAGYLTGGIDSCQGDSGGPLIFQDRLSGRFQLFGITSWGDGCGERGKPGVYTRVTAFSDWVMTEIQKSFGSREPTCPELLKTTELSEEQQMSELTTLCHFYTLSCSSTLDPSACQRLAQDKCQSRLKKCKLHSFLQTLLDLLQRADDCIRDKVDLTFFTQTLPQLVE from the exons ATGGGTATGATGTCACTGCTGCTGTTGATGGTGATTGGTTGGTGTGGTGGGGTGCCTCCGTTGAGAGAGGTGTACAGAATGCCACAGAGCGCACTTAAAG CTCTGTCTGATAGAGGAACAGTAGTGATGGAGGCCGCTCTGTCCCGCGCTCTGTCTGCCGTAGATGCTGCCGTATTGGACCGCAACAAGGCTGAGGCAGGCTGCAGAGGGTGTGTGCCCTGTCTGTTTCAGGACTGTGGACAGCGAAAAGGCGCTTGTG CTTCTCCAGAGGATACACAGTCAGAGCCGAGCTGTCAGGTCATCTCTCGCGCTCAGGAGGAAGCTGATGAAGGAGAGAGGAGTTGGTTGCTGAGTCAGGCCTGTGGCTACTACAAACGCCGGTGCACACCTGCACAAGTGAACAAAGACCTGTGCGTCAGAGTCATGGGAGAGAGTTGCAGTGCTCGCGTCCTGCAGTGCAGTCTGCTCAACACCATGCAGAACCTGGAGCCGGCCACACAGACCACAgcacagg CTGTGTGTGGCCAGCGTTTCTCTGTCTCACAAAACCTGACACAGCCTCGTTCTCGTATTATGGGGGGATCTCCTGCTCCTCTGGGCAGCTGGCCATGGCTGGTGAACCTTCGGCTGGATGGCGCTCTGATGTGTGGGGGCGTGCTGGTTGACAGCTCTTGGGTCCTCACTGCTGCCCATTGCTTTGCTGG GAGCCGCAGTGAGAGTTATTGGACAGCGGTAGTGGGAGAGTTTGACCTCAAAAAAACTGACCCTGATGAGCAGATCATGAAAGTCAATCGCATCATCACTCATCCGaag TTTAACCCAAAGACGTTTAATAACGACATTGCTCTGGTGGAGCTGAGTTCTCCAGTTATTCTGTCTGAACGGGTCACACCTGTCTGCGTGCCCTCTGACCTCGACCCACCGGCTGGTACACCCTGTTTGGTGGCTGGCTGGGGCTCTCTATATGAGG acGGACCCTCTGCAGATGTGGTGATGGAGGCGAAAGTGCCACTGCTGTCTCAGACCACCTGTCGCAGTGCACTGGGGAAGGAGCTGCTCACGAATACCATGTTCTGTGCTGGGTACCTCACTGGAGGTATCGACTCATGCCAG GGTGATTCTGGAGGGCCGCTGATCTTCCAGGACCGTTTATCGGGACGGTTTCAGCTCTTTGGCATCACCTCTTGGGGGGATGGCTGTGGGGAGAGGGGAAAGCCTGGTGTTTACACACGGGTCACCGCCTTCTCTGACTGGGTCATGACAGAGATACAGA AGTCCTTTGGGAGTCGGGAGCCCACATGTCCTGAGCTGCTCAAGACAACTGAACTGTCTGAAGAACAGCAGATGTCAGAATTGACCACACTCTGCCACTTCTACACGCTATCCTGCTCTTCGACCCTCGACCCCTCTGCCTGTCAGCGTCTCGCTCAGGACAAATGCCAAAGCCGGCTTAAGAAGTGCA AGTTGCATTCCTTTCTGCAGACTCTGCTGGACTTGCTTCAGAGGGCCGATGACTGTATCAGAGATAAAGTTGACCTGACCTTCTTCACTCAGACTCTTCCTCAGTTGGTGGAG
- the LOC113110559 gene encoding serine protease 56-like codes for MTASPQDHIDTTTRSLEPSTQPPKLKTLEPSDSVPTQMPLLQQPLFKKILWRRKRDLHKRQIRGANDKVCSGVTESAQLVSTTKVMYNWILAVPSNNINMIFQEVLVDLNSKNDRGLYQSRIKATVGGRPLTFYSLVGLENEAFYRSMPRIIAVAIDALKT; via the exons ATGACAGCATCCCCTCAGGATCATATAGATACAACAACCAGATCTTTGGAACCTTCCACACAACCACCGAAACTCAAGACTCTGGAGCCGTCTGATTCTGTCCCTACCCAGATGCCCCTGCTTCAACAGCCACTCTTCAAAA AGATCCtgtggaggagaaagagagatcTACACAAGAGACAGATACGAGGAGCCAATGACAAAG TTTGCTCAGGAGTAACTGAATCCGCTCAGCTGGTCAGCACCACCAAAGTGATGTACAACTGGATCCTGGCTGTTCCATCGAACAACATCAACATGATCTTCCAGGAA GTGCTGGTTGACCTGAATTCTAAGAATGATCGTGGTTTGTACCAATCACGGATCAAGGCCACTGTTGGCGGGCGACCTTTGACCTTTTACAGCTTGGTGGGTTTGGAGAATGAAGCGTTCTATCGCAGCATGCCACGCATCATTGCCGTCGCCATTGATGCTCTCAAAACGTAA